Below is a window of Brassica napus cultivar Da-Ae chromosome A5, Da-Ae, whole genome shotgun sequence DNA.
GTAGAAGGGGGCTTTTTGCGACACGTGGCGGCACCTGGATCgttctgtttttctttctttctggttttgTTTCTTGCCGGACGACTGAGCTGGGCTTAAATTGGTTGAGATACTGGCCCAAATATTTAAGGATGTTTATTATAAATACGGTTTcggtttatatatatgttctctTTTTCGGTGGATCATATTATTGAGAAACATAATATATAGTGGATTAAGGGGGTTATCCATAACACTCGACCCAACAACAAATTATattggaaaacatatttatGCAGAAGATGACAAAATTAAAAATCGTCTCTTACTTTTCTTTATTCTAAGTCACAGAAACTACAGAATCTTCCCACTCAATGAAAGCATAccaacaaataattaaaaaaagactttaaagaaaaacaataaaataagatGAAATATAAGAGTTgatcgtttttttctttttcatacaacataataaaaattgatgGACTATAAAAACGTTATACAAACTTTCATTTCTCTTAATGAGAAGTCAATATATTCTCTGCTTAGCCATTTCCTTTATAATTCAAGCAGCCTTCaatatgcaattttttttttaaacacgaTATAACATTTAGTTTACGGTGAAAAACTATATCTCATGTAGACTTATAAATTGTTAATTACATTAATTAAGTACTCAAACTGGCTTGgaatatactttaaaaaaaaactaagctcATAAACTAGAGTTAGGAGTGTTCACAGAATTGGAAAAATAGCCTGTTGTAATCAGCCCCTTCAGATTACATAAAACGTTCACACAAAAGCTTTACCAATCAACATAATAGACATTAATGTCGAATAATTACAGCAACATGCGTTACCTTCCACTAACACAGTAAAAACTAAACAGTCACCGCTGCTCTTAGTTCCTTCATAAATAGACGTGTGAACCAAGCACCTTACCGAAACATCTTCCCATACAAACACAACTCACAAATCTCACACCAGTCCCATGGATCAGAAAAGAGCAAAGAAGCAGACTCTTGACACCATGCCAGAAGACCTGCGCATGGTCATTGTTTCTAAGGTGGGGGCTAGCTCTGCATTGGACTACTTCAATGCGATCGTCGCGTCCAAAAGCCTCTACTTTCGTTTTGACAATCGCTTTATTGCTAAGGTTCTCAACCTCTCGCCATTGGTCAAGAAACCAGCCCTAGCAAAGAGATACAGATCGTTGATGGACAGCTGCTTCAGCGCCAATAACGTTGATGCTAACTTTGTGACATGTATGCTTCAGGTTGACTACTTTGTTTTGTTATCATGTGTGGCATTTAATGTACCTTCCTTACATGTGTGCTCCAGTACTTCTGACTCTCGAAATCAATTCTTGGGTATGCATCACCTCCGCATAGCATCAAAGGCTGGTCACCTCCAAGGAAGGTACGTTTATGGAGTTCTCCTCATGGCCATCGGCCAAACTGAGAAAGGAGTAAGAATCATCAACAAATTGACCGATGAGAAGGGTATTAAAGCAGTGGAAAACTGCATCAAAGAATTCCCGCTCTCTCTGGACCGCCTGGACCGCAACGTGAAGGATATCTACGTAACATCCTTTACCAAGATGAAGCCAGATCATCAGTGCCATCCTCCAGAGATCAACACAGCATGCTCAGAATGTTACCACTTCTTTTTGATGACCGAGTTCTTTGAGATGATGATAGGTCTCAACTCTCCAGATCTCCGTCATTCTTCATCTCAACAAGGTTCTAAGGACGTTTCCATTACTTTGGAATCCGAGCCGGAGATCAAACAAAGCGACGATACATCAGATGGAGACAGTTCGGACGCAGAACCTGCATCCTATTTCTGCAACCTAAGCCTAAAGTATTTTGCATCTGAACCACTCCGGATGGTGGAACAACACACGTACTTAATGAGGTCGTGCTTAGAACACAACAATCCGGAGGCACACTATATTGAGGGGATCAATCAGTTTTTCTTCCGTAAACGGCGAGTCAAAGGCCTCAGACACCTATGCCGCTCGGCCAAAGGAAAATATGACAAAGGCACGTACCTTTGTGCTATATTGATGTTGTGCACAGGGAAAATCAAAGAGGGGAAAAGGGTGCTTGATACATTTGACTGGGAACACACACTTTCGACTTCTGAACGTAGctggagaaaaataaaaataaacgcTTAGTGTTTATCGTATTGATCCAGAGGACACGTACCTACACAATATGGCCAGACTCAAACCCCCTAGAAGCTCTGACCTTCAAAACAATAATCATCAATACAAGGATTGCTACTACTTTTTAAGAGTGGAGAAATTTGTACAATACGTACATCATAGATAAATTGTTTTGTTGTTCATTTTTCTTTCAGTTTGGTTTCTTCAAACTTTATTTAGGCAAAAATggcttttaaaaaataaatacactcTATTGTATTCATCCCTACATTAAAGTTtattataaaccaaaaacaaataaaatgggACAGCAACTTCACTATTAAGCATACAACCATATCATCATTTGTGGCACACAACATATCCAACACTTTCACACATCAAGATATACGAACCCGGCGCGCAGCGCCGGAAGGCCTCTAATACCAAGATATAACGCTATCATCGATGACAAAAGAAGAATAGTTTTTCCTAATCAAATGACATAGTCACCGATGACAAAACCAGAATAATTTAACTTTATCAAATTCCATTTTATACTTATTAGTGAAAACAACAATGAAGGATTCTTTGAAATTTAGCCAAGAATAGTGAAACCTGTGAAATACAGCTCCATTCAGTTAAACTTGTACTTTGATATGGATCGGTCTTAATTTATGGGAAAGCTGTTAAAATaacacatttttattatttgcaaACGTAGTTATTATTAGTAGGGCCTAAATATTAGCAGCATGTAGTGTATGTTTAAAACGTGAAAACGAGATGTATAATGATTTACCATTTAAtgatatacaatatatttagagaagtgatattaatattaattttgaaaatgtgtaaaataactatatattttttcaaacaaTAGTTTTTAGTAGAAAACAGATGTCAGTAGCTCTAGAGTATAACTATTATCTCACAGAAATCAAACTGACACTGACTTTAACTGTCACTTAACCCACTTATACTGCATTTGTAACGGTTAAGTTCGTGTTGTTTATTTGTTGATTCTAATTGCAACACTAGTCACATAATTTTCCAACGTATGGTAATTTGGTAACGGACGCAATACTGAATTGTGTCTGACAATTGACACAAAAAGCAAATATACTCATATGCGTTACTTATTGAGAAAGTAGTAAATGGCAAAAAAAATTGGCTGAACTGGTAAGATGTTAGTTGaattgtttaagtttttcttAGAAGACAGAATTTGTGTGAACAGTTTGAATCCAACGAACTGAATGTGAAAGAAAAAGtatgaaaaatgtgaaaataagcACGAAAAGTATGAAAAATGAAAGGAATATATcgaataaaaaagtttgaatggAAGGGAATATATTGTTGTAATGTGAATGAATAGTAAAGTTCTCATGAACAGATAAATATATGGTTGAAACAAGCGCTTTGTTTATGTACTaaagaatgttatttttttgtcaacatgtaCTAAAGAATGTTATACTTTAAACTTTGTAATTTTCAACGATGttatattttcatgttgcttATATGATGATTAAGTTGATTAATTATTCTTAATTTCTCTGAAGTTGGGTAATTAAGTATCTAAAGAGGCAATGTTTTCTTCTTTAGTTATAATCCCAAATTATTTATCAGATTTCTACTTGAAATATTTTCAGTCCATTGTATCAATTTGtgtatattttagtaaaacCCCACACCAGTATTAATTTGGCCAATTATATTTTAACTGGTAACTTatcttataatttttctttttctgttaaAAACTTATCTTATAATCTATTTTGTGGACTTAAAAGAGAAAACCAAAGGGTATAAATGCGAATTCTCATTGTCCCGGAGACCGATGAGCGCGAACAAAGCAAATGACAAAAGGCTTTCCTAATATAAGAATCCTTTAAACCAGAGGTCCCGAGCCTAGGTTTACTATTTTGacctttttcctttttcttttatttttccagAGGAAGTTAATACTTTCCTCAGATTATGTTTAGTTCAAAACTGTTTGCTACACATATATGTAGCTCCAAGTAATAATTCCAAGTTTAGAACTTCATTAACGCGACGTCTGGTGAGCTAAAAAAATCTTACTATCGTGACCACATCGAGTTATCCTAACTATAGCAAGttgataagtgaaaacaaagtcaaaataatttccACTCTGGAATTACCATTTATACTCCTGATAAAAGGAAGAAAGTCAACAACTAGTCAACTACAACTGCGCTAATGTTATTCCTTTTTGGTATTTCTCATGTCCGAATATCACTAATTTGCAATTATACATTCGAACAAACTGAATTTTTCtactttaaattaattattctgGTCAAAATCTTATAAAAGAGGGTTTTAGAACATTTCAAGGGTGAACTTGTAAATGAAAGAGAATGTTGATGGTACTTACGTAATCGAGCCAAGAAAAAGCGAAAAAAGAGTCAATGTTTCCCTTAATTCAAAACCACTAAAgacttaaaaagaaaacatatttaaatccCAAAGACCACGAcaaaagtctctctctctctctctctctgtctatTTTTCTTCTCAGCTCACAATTTCAAAATCGCcgagaaaattattaaatttttgctaTCGGAAAATCTTATTTTCTCGGCCATCAAATGTGATGGGAGGTGGATTCTCCTCCGTCTTACCTTGCTTCAACCAAGGTCACCGcagccgccgccgccgccaaCACTCCCCGCCATCAACTCAGAATCAAACTCATTCCGATCGACTCAACACTCTCTGTGAGCCGTTGGATGAGACTCTAGGCCACTCTTACTGCTACGTCCCTTCCTCTAACCGCTTCCTCTCTCCCTTCCCTTCGGATCGGTTCACCTCTCCCACCGGTTCGTTCCGGTTATCTCCCGGTCGGATCCGAGGCTCCGCGTCATCAGACCAGCTCCACACCGGGTTCAGATCTATCTCCGGAGCCTCGGTTAGCGCCAACACGTCAAATTCCAAAACTGTCCTCCAGCTCGACGATATTTACGACGATGCCACTGTGAGCACTTTCGGCGGCAGCCTAAGGAGCTCTGTCGTGAACGCTAACGGCTTCGAAGGAACGTCGTCGTTTAGCGCTCTCCCGCTTCAGCCCGTGCCGTTGGGACCGGACCGCTCCGGTCCCGTCGAGCGTAACGGTTTGTTCATGTCCGGTCCGATCGAGAGAGGCGCGACTTCCGGACCGCTGGACCCCGCCGGAGAGATTTCGAGATCTAACTCCGCCGGCGTGCACTTCTCGGCGCCGCTCGGCGGCGTTTACTCGAAGAAGAGgcggaagaggaggaagaagaagagtctCTCGTGGCATCCGATTTTCGGGGAGAGGAAGCAGCGGCCGTGGGTTCTCCCCGTGTCGAACTTCGTCGTCGGTGCTAAAAAGGAGAACACCGTGAGTCCCGACGGCGGCGAAGCGGCGGCGGAGGCAGCTTCCGCCGGTGAGAACGAGTTACAGTGGGCGCTGGGGAAGGCGGGAGAGGACAGAGTGCAGTTAGCTGTTTTTGAGAAGCAAGGGTGGCTCTTCGCCGGAATCTACGACGGGTTTAACGGCCCCGACGCGCCGGAGTTTCTCATGGCGAATCTTTACCGTGCGGTTCATAGTGAGTTACAAGGCTTGTTCTGGGAActtgaggaagaagaggaaggtgaTAATAGGTTAGATAGTAGTACAACAGAGTTAGCAAGTTCGAGCAAGAGTCCATCAGAGGTGGTGGAAGTGAAGGAGAGGAAACGTTTATGGGAGCTTCTCGCGGAGGCACAAGCGGAAGACGGGTTGGATCTTTCAGGCTCCGATAGGTTTGCGTTCTCGGTTGACGATGTTATTACCGGAGGCAATGCTGTCTCTGTCGGAAGTAAGAGGTGGCTGTTCTTGTCGAAGTTGAAGCGTGGTTTGTCTAAACAAGGAGTTTCAAGCGAAGCTGAGGTGGTAGATAGCGTTAGAGTAGAGGAAACGgttgagaagaggaagaagagacgTAAGGTCGGTACGGTTGATCACGAGTTGGTTCTTAAAGCGATGTCGAATGGTCTTGAAGCCACGGAGCAAGCGTTTTTAGAAATGACTGATAAGGTTCTTGACACGAATCCTGAGCTTGCGTTGATGGGTTCTTGCTTGCTGGTTGCGTTGATGAGAGATGATGATGTGTATATAATGAACATAGGGGATAGTAGAGCTCTCGTTGCGCAGCATGAGGTTAAAGAAACGGGTGGGGGTGTGGAGACAGAAAGATGTAGTGATTTGGACAGAGACAGTGACATCAAAGAGCCTTCGGTTGTGGATGACAACGAAACATATGCGCAGGACATGAAACTGGTGGCGTTGCAGCTGACTACAGATCACAGCACGAGCATCGAAGATGTAATTCTGAAACCTTGTTAAGCTTTTGTTGTCTAGGATCATACACTTACAATATTCTTGTCACATCTCAGGAAGTAACGAGAATAAAAAACGAGCACCCTGATGACATGCATTGCATAGTAAACGACAGAGTTAAAGGACGGCTTAAGGTGACCAGAGCGTTTGGAGCAGGGTTCTTGAAGCAGGTTAGGCTAAATATCAACTcttaaatcacaaaaaaaaaactattatcatTACCGTAATTCTCACAAAGGAAGTGTGGATTTTTTGTTGCAGCCTAAACTGAACGATGCGTTACTGGAAATGTTTAGAAATGAGTACATTGGGACGGATCCATACATATCATGCACACCGTCTCTACGTCATTACCGGCTAACAGAGAATGATCAGTTCATGGTTCTGTCGTCTGATGGGTTGTACCAATACCTGAGCAACGAGGAAGTTGTTTCTCTTGCCATGGAGAAGTTTCCAGATGGAGATCCTGCTCAACATGTTATACAGGAACTTCTAGTACGTGCAGCCAAGAAAGCTggtaaaacaaaacattttgtACCTTTTATAGTAACTGGTTTGCGGAGTTTGGTGATTaatgttttgttaaaaaaaacaggAATGGGGTTTCATGAGCTATTGGATATTCCGCAAGGAGATCGAAGAAAGTATCATGATGACTGCACTGTATTAGTGATAGCACTTGGAGGAAGTAGGATCTGGAAATCATCAGGAAAGTACCTATGAGAAACTCAAAATGCATCAAAAGGGTGGCAAAAACTTACTATAGTTTTCGCCAAgtactcttttctttttgtttccttcttATGTTTATGTAGGAATGTTTTTTTGTATTAATATTATTGGTAAAGAATGATTGGTATCAGTACTATTTAATGGAATCAATGGGGTTTATAATGTTTTGTGCAAGTAGAAACCTCTATAAGAAAATGAAGACAGCGTAACTTTTGCATGCAAATTTCAAACATTAACAATCCGTTGGCGAGTAGTATTTTGATAAAACTTTGATAGTTTCAGTTGTCTTCTACAAATAACACAtatactaggtaataacccgcgccttgcgcgggatgtgattattagttttgttatttttaataaaaacacattaaatctgtttaatctagatattggttcagttttaaattattttttggtttattctgttagaatgtttgattttttagttttttcggtaaaaacaaaaaagtattattatttgtttatttttatgttataaattttagataattgTCATGTCGAatcaatggtttcatattatagtttgtaaacggataatagttcaagaaaaagaaaaaaaaattattaagactaatcatttcactacaatttggtcggtagtgaaagaagcattaagaaaaaaaatatttcaaattctaaaaaaaaatagatactaCAGTAgtggtaaatacttataaagtgctcacatcaaggtgcacatatatgtgtatgtaaaagtatataaaaataaatgacaaatatataaagatattgttaattaatattaatgatatttttgttttaaataatacataacagataaaattaaaattaattaaaaattaaaaaggccttgacattagtgaatttttttcatataaaaaaatcaactaTATCCGTAAATAGAGGTGGGCACAGATCGAATATCCGAGTATTTGGAGGCATTCATGTCGATTAAATCTTTAGCCACTTGGATAATCGGTGACTATGATATccgaaatgatttagaattttaaagaatatccgatttgatccgtaaataaaatttaaaaaaaactgaaaatttaataataacgtttattacaaaaataaaatattatttacttttaaaattttaatacctaatataataaatttaattcataaaaatattgtaaaacttatataaactataatatatataacatatatatataattctgtacatatatgtatatatattcatagAATAGATCAAATTTGATAATTgctcctaaaaatattggtatttgtgatttgtttttttaattgtattttagtaaCTGATTTGTTTTGTAGAGTGTTAcagatatccatattttttggttcaattcaaaacggataacgaattgaatcaaaaattataaatattttgtccaACTTTAtgagtaaacaataaaaataatatatatatatatagtttagcttttgattcgttatttgttttgattcgaaccgaaaaaatctaaagttttattggaaccttgcatatgaattttatattaaaaaatacaaaatatatagtatgaacacatttatgaatatagtgtgaacgcgttagcatatttattatcaaatcattatgaggctgccacgtgtctattataatgtgaatgcatttattataatgcttctcctttaatatataagggataataACTTTTGAATGATTTTATTTCAAAGATTAGTGGATGAAAACATATATAACCAAATCTTACTGTTGTAGCTCTATGCTTCCATCCCCGGGcccaaataacacataataattaGAGGTGGTAAAATGACAACAATATATCAAAAACTTTATTGTTCTCAAAGCCATCACAAATCAATAGTGTAGAGATTTTTCAACTCGAGTCCTAAGACAATCTAACTGAAACCTCCTCTCTTCTAGTGTCTGACTCCAAAGCCGACAACCGCTAGAGTAGATCTCACCGCCGTAAAAAATCATCActatcatcatcttcttcaccatcaaAATCCCTCTCATCTTCATCCGACGAGAGCGGAATCAGCCAGCAAGTACCGTGCAAATGCCCGTTAACGCAAACGTAAAACTCTAACCCACCGTCCCGCGACCCCAACCGCCTCGCCGCGCTCTTAGGAACCAAACGCGCCGCCTTCATACTCCACACGCGCCCTCCGCAATACGGACACCTAACCTTCTCCTCCAACTCCGCCTGTCTCCTCACGAGACACTGCCTCGTCTTCGACCTCATAAATTCCCTAAATACCCCTCTGAAAACCCCTAAATGCTCGTCTCCGCCACCACCCACCGCCTCGTGCTCGCACGGATCGCTCACGTACAAGAGATCTCCCCGGCAATTCTTCGGCAGAAAAAACCTCCCGGAGGTCTTCGAGAATCTCGACTCGGACGCGAAGTGACCCGGCGACCGAGTCGACTCGCCGCCGCCGCAGAAGAACATGAGCTTCGCCAACGCCTGCCAACCGCCGTCGATTCTCCCGCTCGGATCTGATCCGGACAATGCCGCCGCCATCCCCGGCGCGCGGTGAACGCAGAGCGAACGCCACAGAACACGTCTCGCGATCGCGCAGAACCTACGGCTCACGGAGGCGACGGCGCATATCGTGTGGATGTCCCAGCTGATTGACTCGAAGACGAGAGTCAACACCTGCTCGTTCTCTATCCCCGTTTCACCGAAACTCGGTAACCGACTCGGTTGCTTGAATCGGAGCGGTCGAGACGAGTTCATTGGGACTGACGGAGAATCTACCCTTCTAGAAAAAATcatttagctttttttttaacaacttttTAATTACACGCAGCGTCGCGATCCTCACGTATTTATAGCGGTTGGTACGGTGCTCAAGGGTGATACACGTGGCTTCTTGTCTGAACAACAGATTCTGTGATGCTCCCGCCATTAAATGTGTCGAGATTAGATTGGTCACGGGGACGCGTGTCCCTTTGCGATTGCGTGCACGCTGCGACAACAGAGAATCAGGGCATATGGTAGtacaaaaaaggaagaaaacaaaGGGGGTGGGGGAGCCACGTGTTGAGACGCAAACGCGGATTCGAAACGTTATTTTCTAAAAGCCGAAAATATCTAAGGAGACACATGTCTTTATACGGAGACTTTGTTAGATACGCAGAAACGTGGCAGCTCCGAACTAGATACGACGAAGTAGTTCATTATTGAGCGACACAACACAGTCAAAGTCAATCAATATCCAGTctggttaaattttttaaagattttgttgtTCACTACTaatat
It encodes the following:
- the LOC125609315 gene encoding protein phosphatase 2C 29-like — encoded protein: MGGGFSSVLPCFNQGHRSRRRRQHSPPSTQNQTHSDRLNTLCEPLDETLGHSYCYVPSSNRFLSPFPSDRFTSPTGSFRLSPGRIRGSASSDQLHTGFRSISGASVSANTSNSKTVLQLDDIYDDATVSTFGGSLRSSVVNANGFEGTSSFSALPLQPVPLGPDRSGPVERNGLFMSGPIERGATSGPLDPAGEISRSNSAGVHFSAPLGGVYSKKRRKRRKKKSLSWHPIFGERKQRPWVLPVSNFVVGAKKENTVSPDGGEAAAEAASAGENELQWALGKAGEDRVQLAVFEKQGWLFAGIYDGFNGPDAPEFLMANLYRAVHSELQGLFWELEEEEEGDNRLDSSTTELASSSKSPSEVVEVKERKRLWELLAEAQAEDGLDLSGSDRFAFSVDDVITGGNAVSVGSKRWLFLSKLKRGLSKQGVSSEAEVVDSVRVEETVEKRKKRRKVGTVDHELVLKAMSNGLEATEQAFLEMTDKVLDTNPELALMGSCLLVALMRDDDVYIMNIGDSRALVAQHEVKETGGGVETERCSDLDRDSDIKEPSVVDDNETYAQDMKLVALQLTTDHSTSIEDEVTRIKNEHPDDMHCIVNDRVKGRLKVTRAFGAGFLKQPKLNDALLEMFRNEYIGTDPYISCTPSLRHYRLTENDQFMVLSSDGLYQYLSNEEVVSLAMEKFPDGDPAQHVIQELLVRAAKKAGMGFHELLDIPQGDRRKYHDDCTVLVIALGGSRIWKSSGKYL
- the LOC125609316 gene encoding EID1-like F-box protein 3, which translates into the protein MIFSRRVDSPSVPMNSSRPLRFKQPSRLPSFGETGIENEQVLTLVFESISWDIHTICAVASVSRRFCAIARRVLWRSLCVHRAPGMAAALSGSDPSGRIDGGWQALAKLMFFCGGGESTRSPGHFASESRFSKTSGRFFLPKNCRGDLLYVSDPCEHEAVGGGGDEHLGVFRGVFREFMRSKTRQCLVRRQAELEEKVRCPYCGGRVWSMKAARLVPKSAARRLGSRDGGLEFYVCVNGHLHGTCWLIPLSSDEDERDFDGEEDDDSDDFLRR